The proteins below are encoded in one region of Fibrobacter sp. UWR2:
- a CDS encoding radical SAM protein, producing MRRLTLLTNPDKCNLRCPLCFLNQRGRPFGMGEMPIEVAKAAIEKNAGSGLREVIPSTMGEPLLYSKFAELLEYCSAKKIPLNLTTNGTFPGIWGTAAGMERLLLACSDIKVSCMGFEDPAFDEMMPGISFEPWRRNVERLLGVARSLCAGSATGRNVASVSLQVTLHRKLLSFAPEILHWADSVGIVRIKWNLPVFISAGERLRNEYGISGLAAREIRRELEALQAQFPRVRCEGSLFFDVHLGGGPCDLFKDEIWILPDGSEEHCPNPERRFGDSASAGATCEKCMLFNHDL from the coding sequence ATGCGCCGGCTCACACTCCTCACGAATCCGGACAAGTGCAACCTGCGTTGCCCGTTGTGCTTCTTGAACCAGCGGGGACGGCCTTTCGGGATGGGCGAGATGCCTATCGAGGTCGCGAAGGCCGCGATTGAAAAAAATGCGGGGAGCGGACTTCGCGAGGTTATCCCGAGTACGATGGGGGAGCCTTTACTTTATTCGAAATTTGCGGAACTGCTCGAATATTGTTCTGCGAAAAAAATCCCGCTCAACCTGACGACAAACGGAACGTTCCCTGGAATATGGGGAACGGCTGCAGGGATGGAGCGTCTGCTCCTTGCCTGCAGCGACATCAAGGTGAGCTGCATGGGATTCGAGGATCCCGCGTTCGACGAGATGATGCCGGGAATTTCGTTTGAGCCTTGGCGCCGGAATGTCGAACGCCTGCTTGGTGTGGCGCGCAGTTTATGTGCAGGCTCCGCGACAGGACGGAATGTCGCGAGTGTCTCGCTCCAGGTGACACTGCACAGGAAACTTTTAAGCTTTGCTCCGGAAATCTTGCACTGGGCGGATTCTGTCGGAATAGTCCGCATCAAGTGGAACCTGCCGGTGTTTATCTCGGCGGGGGAGCGCTTGCGGAATGAATACGGAATCTCGGGCCTGGCTGCTCGCGAAATTCGTCGGGAGCTGGAAGCGTTGCAGGCGCAGTTCCCGCGCGTGCGCTGCGAAGGGAGTCTTTTTTTCGACGTGCATCTTGGCGGCGGTCCCTGCGATTTGTTCAAGGACGAAATCTGGATCTTGCCCGATGGTTCGGAAGAACATTGCCCCAATCCCGAGCG
- a CDS encoding NAD(P)/FAD-dependent oxidoreductase gives MSDVIIIGYGPAGVSASLYALRSGLDVVLVGKDSGALEKAHMIENYYGLEKPLAGSDLFAVGKAQAARLGAQIVDDEVTDLYFDGKMFVATGLKGEYRGRACIMATGSARKKQPLPKMAELEGHGVSYCAICDAFFYRGKDVAVLGAGEYALHECKELLNVAGSVTLLTNGAEVTAEFPETVKIDKRPLKALLGEGQLAGAVFMDESEIKLDGLFVALGSASAMDLARKAGAAFENGNVVLDRNFMTTVPGLFAAGDCTGGTLQVAVAVGEGAIAGLAAIKYLRETREG, from the coding sequence ATGTCAGATGTAATTATTATCGGTTATGGACCGGCTGGAGTGTCGGCTAGCTTGTATGCACTTAGGTCCGGATTGGACGTCGTGCTGGTCGGCAAGGATTCCGGGGCGCTCGAGAAAGCCCATATGATAGAGAATTACTATGGCCTGGAGAAGCCGCTGGCCGGTTCGGACCTTTTTGCTGTAGGGAAGGCTCAGGCGGCACGTCTTGGGGCGCAAATCGTTGACGACGAGGTGACGGACCTGTACTTTGACGGCAAGATGTTCGTGGCGACAGGCCTAAAGGGTGAATACCGCGGCCGCGCATGCATCATGGCGACGGGTTCTGCCCGCAAAAAACAGCCTCTGCCGAAGATGGCCGAACTGGAAGGCCATGGAGTGAGTTACTGTGCGATTTGCGATGCCTTTTTCTATCGCGGTAAGGATGTCGCCGTGCTCGGGGCTGGGGAATACGCCCTCCACGAGTGCAAGGAACTCTTGAATGTTGCCGGTAGCGTGACGCTCCTGACCAATGGGGCCGAGGTTACGGCTGAATTTCCGGAGACGGTGAAGATTGACAAGCGTCCGCTCAAGGCGTTGCTTGGCGAAGGTCAGCTTGCCGGAGCCGTGTTCATGGACGAATCCGAGATAAAGCTCGACGGACTGTTCGTTGCCCTCGGGAGCGCAAGCGCGATGGACCTAGCCCGCAAGGCGGGTGCGGCTTTCGAAAACGGGAACGTTGTACTCGACAGGAACTTCATGACGACTGTTCCCGGACTGTTTGCCGCGGGCGACTGCACCGGTGGTACATTGCAGGTCGCCGTCGCCGTAGGCGAGGGCGCGATTGCGGGCCTTGCTGCCATCAAGTATTTGCGGGAGACGCGGGAAGGTTAG
- a CDS encoding glycosyl hydrolase family 8 — protein MDCKKPRDMFVEAGYGPNFADQLIQNAFSKLFEGDPIDERVCFEASDDMAYIIDIGHDDIRSEGMSYGMFIAALTGHDKLFQKLWNFAKKYLRNNDGPHKGYYSWQVSTTDFSMMDPGAAPDGEEYIAAALLIAANKFNRDDYRQEAIELIDCIKNKPFNELVGPMIDPERKLIKFSPVLGNDFTDPSYHTIAFYRAFAKATGDSEWFEIAKNSIEYLKKAAHPVTGLCGDYSEYDGTPKAMPWFPESNCFSGDAWRVALNLSLDYALNRGDESEKEICTRLLNFFESRRPYLSDYATDGTPYPRQGRNATPGIIAMNAAATQVLDSEDPLIRPFVRDLAALSVPFRFWRYYDGMLYIIGILATAGKIII, from the coding sequence ATGGATTGCAAAAAGCCACGCGACATGTTCGTCGAAGCAGGCTACGGCCCGAACTTCGCCGACCAGTTAATCCAGAATGCATTCAGCAAGCTCTTTGAAGGCGACCCCATCGATGAACGCGTCTGCTTTGAAGCCTCCGACGACATGGCCTACATCATCGACATCGGACACGACGATATCCGCTCCGAGGGCATGAGCTACGGCATGTTCATTGCGGCCCTCACCGGCCACGACAAACTGTTCCAGAAACTATGGAACTTCGCGAAGAAATACCTGCGCAACAACGACGGCCCGCACAAGGGTTACTACTCCTGGCAAGTTTCCACGACCGACTTCTCGATGATGGACCCGGGTGCCGCACCCGACGGCGAAGAATACATCGCCGCAGCCCTCCTGATTGCCGCCAACAAGTTTAACCGCGATGACTACAGGCAAGAAGCCATCGAACTCATCGACTGTATCAAGAACAAGCCGTTCAACGAACTCGTGGGCCCGATGATCGACCCCGAAAGGAAACTCATCAAGTTCTCCCCCGTACTCGGCAACGACTTTACCGACCCGAGTTACCACACCATAGCCTTCTACCGCGCCTTCGCCAAGGCCACCGGCGACAGCGAATGGTTCGAAATTGCAAAGAACAGCATTGAATACCTGAAAAAGGCCGCACACCCGGTCACCGGGCTCTGCGGCGACTACTCCGAATACGACGGCACACCCAAGGCCATGCCGTGGTTCCCCGAAAGCAACTGCTTCAGCGGCGACGCCTGGCGCGTTGCCCTCAACCTAAGTCTCGACTACGCGCTCAACCGCGGCGACGAGAGCGAAAAGGAAATCTGCACACGCCTGCTAAACTTCTTCGAAAGCCGCAGGCCCTACCTCTCGGACTACGCTACAGACGGCACGCCATACCCGAGGCAAGGCCGCAACGCCACTCCCGGAATTATCGCCATGAATGCAGCGGCAACACAAGTACTCGATTCGGAAGACCCGCTCATCAGGCCCTTCGTTAGGGACCTCGCGGCACTCTCCGTCCCGTTCCGTTTTTGGCGCTACTACGACGGTATGCTCTACATCATCGGCATACTCGCCACAGCCGGCAAGATTATCATCTAA
- a CDS encoding FISUMP domain-containing protein translates to MQKRTTISIFAMMAAFALTACEDIRVQEFPDGSVRMETTYVKDKKQGIEKEYYNNGTLKRETNYNEDRKEGVQKEYYDDGTLQAETPFADGYIEGEVTKYHKNGKIASKAKYQKNKQIEFGEVFDPDGSPATDGSYKDPRDGYAYQWIRIGTQLWTAENMNFGTYEGSVCNQCNHWGRLYNFENAKKACLEGFHMPTKEEWKTLLTFAETSGKVGTVLKAGFGWDPIKEGGNDYGNGKDELGFGVKAGGAHFAKSDVPLKDRKFEDAGKKAYLWTAEGEVLVFYHDKEIAKFEKFDPEFGASLRCLKD, encoded by the coding sequence ATGCAAAAGAGAACCACCATCTCCATTTTCGCCATGATGGCCGCCTTCGCCCTCACCGCGTGCGAAGACATCCGCGTGCAGGAATTCCCCGACGGCTCTGTACGTATGGAAACGACCTACGTCAAGGACAAAAAGCAGGGTATCGAAAAGGAATACTACAACAACGGGACCCTCAAGCGCGAAACGAACTACAACGAAGACCGCAAGGAAGGCGTGCAGAAGGAATACTACGACGACGGCACCCTCCAGGCCGAGACTCCGTTCGCCGACGGCTACATCGAAGGCGAAGTTACGAAGTACCACAAGAACGGCAAGATTGCCTCCAAGGCAAAGTACCAGAAGAACAAGCAGATTGAATTCGGTGAAGTTTTTGACCCCGATGGAAGTCCCGCTACCGACGGCAGCTACAAGGACCCGCGTGACGGTTACGCCTACCAGTGGATTCGCATCGGCACGCAGCTCTGGACTGCCGAGAACATGAACTTCGGCACCTACGAAGGATCCGTATGCAACCAGTGCAACCACTGGGGCCGCCTCTACAACTTCGAGAACGCCAAGAAGGCATGCCTCGAAGGTTTCCACATGCCCACCAAGGAAGAATGGAAGACGCTGCTCACCTTCGCCGAAACAAGTGGCAAGGTCGGCACCGTGCTCAAGGCCGGCTTCGGCTGGGACCCCATCAAGGAAGGCGGGAACGACTACGGCAACGGCAAGGACGAACTCGGGTTCGGCGTGAAGGCCGGTGGCGCTCACTTCGCGAAGAGCGACGTCCCGCTGAAGGACCGCAAGTTCGAAGATGCCGGTAAGAAAGCCTACCTCTGGACCGCCGAAGGCGAAGTACTCGTGTTCTACCACGACAAGGAAATCGCCAAGTTCGAAAAGTTCGATCCCGAATTCGGCGCCAGCCTCCGCTGCCTGAAAGACTAG
- the argJ gene encoding bifunctional glutamate N-acetyltransferase/amino-acid acetyltransferase ArgJ — protein sequence MYNLLDNGGVCSPKGFTASGICAGIKASGNADMALLKSEKAARCFAVFTTNKVKAAPVLYDKAALEHAHFATAVVVNSGNANACTGEQGYKDAERMATLTEEALGLTPKSVLVCSTGVIGHLMPMDKIEAGIPRLVEKLHADASEEFGRAILTTDLALKSHAVEIQTEKGVITIGGACKGSGMIHPNMATMLAFITTDISLPIDFFAEFRADIADSFNAITVDGDTSTNDTCILLANGMSGLRYEDLSLSEQGEFRAALMLIMQSLAKDIVRDGEGATKLIELRIEKAESHEEALRMARFIGTSNLAKCAMFGEDPNWGRILSSAGSSGCNMVAEHTDLYFGDVKVLEGGRPIQLDEAQTAALHAVVRQREYKVTLVLNIGQASASAFTCDLSYGYVKINAEYTT from the coding sequence ATGTACAATCTGCTGGATAATGGCGGCGTATGTTCCCCCAAGGGGTTCACCGCTTCTGGAATTTGCGCTGGCATCAAGGCTAGCGGCAATGCCGACATGGCGCTCCTCAAGAGCGAAAAGGCCGCGCGTTGCTTCGCCGTTTTTACCACCAACAAGGTGAAGGCTGCTCCGGTATTGTACGATAAGGCGGCTCTTGAACACGCTCACTTTGCTACGGCAGTCGTGGTGAACAGCGGCAATGCGAACGCATGCACCGGCGAACAGGGATACAAGGATGCCGAACGCATGGCGACCCTCACCGAAGAAGCTCTGGGCCTTACCCCGAAGAGTGTGCTCGTATGCAGCACGGGCGTGATTGGCCACCTGATGCCGATGGACAAGATCGAAGCCGGTATCCCGAGGCTCGTGGAAAAACTGCATGCCGATGCGTCCGAAGAATTCGGCCGCGCCATCCTCACGACCGACCTTGCCCTCAAGAGCCACGCCGTGGAAATCCAGACGGAGAAGGGCGTGATTACGATTGGCGGCGCCTGCAAGGGTTCGGGCATGATCCACCCGAACATGGCGACCATGCTTGCCTTCATCACGACCGATATTTCTCTCCCGATTGACTTCTTTGCGGAATTCCGCGCCGACATCGCGGATTCCTTCAACGCCATTACCGTGGACGGCGATACCAGCACGAATGACACCTGCATCCTGCTTGCAAACGGCATGAGCGGACTTCGTTACGAAGACTTAAGCCTCAGCGAACAGGGAGAGTTCCGTGCGGCACTCATGCTTATCATGCAGAGCCTCGCGAAGGATATCGTGCGAGACGGTGAAGGTGCTACCAAGCTTATTGAGCTGCGCATCGAGAAGGCGGAAAGCCACGAGGAAGCGCTCCGCATGGCTCGCTTCATCGGAACGAGTAACCTTGCAAAGTGCGCGATGTTCGGCGAAGACCCGAACTGGGGACGTATCCTCAGCAGCGCGGGCTCCAGCGGCTGCAACATGGTGGCTGAACATACCGACCTGTACTTCGGTGATGTGAAGGTGCTTGAAGGCGGGCGCCCCATCCAGCTTGACGAAGCCCAGACGGCGGCACTCCACGCGGTGGTACGCCAGCGCGAATACAAGGTGACGCTCGTGCTCAACATCGGGCAGGCATCCGCAAGCGCGTTTACCTGCGACTTGAGCTATGGCTACGTGAAGATTAACGCGGAATATACAACGTAA
- the greA gene encoding transcription elongation factor GreA, which produces MEKIKFTQEAFDKLVKDLENLKNVERPRVLQELVDARAQGDLSENAEYHAAKERLSSIDNIEMPRLQDQIARAEVVAFDPNCDTIKFGAKVTLLNAKTKKNVVYQLVSPEEADALNGKISFKSPIGAALMGKKKGETIEVTTPRGVNKFEILDIN; this is translated from the coding sequence ATGGAAAAGATCAAGTTTACACAAGAAGCTTTCGACAAACTCGTTAAAGACCTTGAAAATTTAAAAAATGTGGAACGTCCGCGCGTATTGCAAGAATTGGTTGATGCCCGTGCACAGGGCGATTTGAGCGAAAACGCCGAATACCACGCCGCGAAGGAACGCCTTTCGTCCATCGACAATATCGAGATGCCCAGGTTGCAAGACCAGATTGCCCGCGCCGAAGTCGTCGCGTTCGACCCGAACTGCGACACCATCAAGTTCGGCGCAAAGGTGACGCTCCTCAACGCGAAGACCAAGAAGAACGTGGTGTACCAGCTGGTGAGCCCCGAAGAAGCCGACGCCCTCAACGGCAAAATCAGTTTCAAGAGCCCCATCGGTGCCGCCCTCATGGGCAAGAAGAAGGGCGAGACCATCGAGGTCACGACTCCGAGAGGCGTCAACAAGTTCGAAATTCTCGACATCAACTAG
- the holA gene encoding DNA polymerase III subunit delta: MIIAAIGEDDFSKEKRIERFLEETLGNLKDDPMSRQILFATDPDIPSIADAIFTACESVSMFSPEQVVVVRKCDALKADESKSLAKWISHKPNCKLFLEFNKLDARGELSKALKAAGTIEKYDVPKQYKMSEWIAAAIPTHFNKAIDRNACDYLADALGTDTKLVCEEVEKVLLFDPNCKKITEELVRSMIVPQRKMVSFEINDSFGLRDTQEYARKLNELFNNGVDAVSIVASLYYYAVDLLRFSSLLGKGLSPKDAAAEMGKNDFIYNVKGKAPECARRWGKPLLCRVIRRLADLDYEIKSGQCSTKIAQELALAALVVR, from the coding sequence ATGATCATCGCAGCCATCGGCGAAGACGATTTCTCAAAGGAAAAGCGCATCGAGCGATTCCTCGAAGAAACGCTTGGCAACCTCAAGGACGATCCGATGTCGCGGCAGATCCTCTTCGCGACCGATCCGGACATTCCGTCCATAGCGGATGCCATCTTCACGGCATGCGAATCGGTGTCGATGTTCTCTCCCGAGCAAGTTGTCGTGGTGCGCAAATGCGACGCCCTCAAGGCCGACGAATCCAAGAGCCTCGCCAAATGGATAAGCCACAAGCCGAACTGCAAGTTGTTCCTCGAGTTCAACAAGCTCGATGCACGCGGAGAACTCAGCAAGGCGCTAAAGGCAGCAGGCACCATCGAGAAGTACGACGTTCCCAAGCAGTACAAAATGTCGGAATGGATTGCCGCAGCAATCCCTACGCACTTTAACAAGGCGATTGACCGCAATGCATGCGACTACCTGGCCGATGCCCTCGGGACAGACACAAAGCTTGTTTGCGAAGAAGTCGAGAAAGTTCTGCTGTTCGACCCCAACTGCAAGAAGATTACCGAAGAACTCGTCCGCTCCATGATCGTACCGCAGCGCAAGATGGTCTCGTTCGAAATAAACGATTCCTTCGGATTGCGCGACACGCAGGAATACGCCCGCAAGCTGAACGAACTTTTCAACAACGGCGTAGATGCAGTGAGCATCGTTGCCTCGCTCTACTATTACGCCGTCGACCTGCTGAGATTTTCCTCACTGCTCGGCAAAGGCTTGTCACCGAAAGACGCTGCCGCCGAGATGGGCAAGAACGACTTCATTTACAACGTGAAGGGCAAGGCTCCCGAATGCGCCCGTCGCTGGGGGAAGCCGCTGCTGTGCAGGGTTATACGCCGTCTCGCCGACCTTGACTACGAAATCAAGAGCGGGCAGTGCAGCACGAAGATTGCGCAGGAACTCGCCCTCGCGGCACTTGTCGTGCGCTAG
- a CDS encoding secretin N-terminal domain-containing protein, whose product MKKLIHILTVLLLVAGLTSVWAAPASGSVEPNKKLYDFSFVDTDFSAVFRSVSVVAGVDILLAPDVKGKMSLKVTKKTWQETLDIICEINDLTWVIQDKYIVVQRQSTYQAKQKKIADEEKQQEETAPLVRKNFQIHHAKADELVKVLESMKSGRGRITVVERTNSIIVYDTDAKIEQMENALTELDVETLQIMITAKLVVVNSQRARELGVDWSAALGNNVAMTPGAASGTFGSEKGASRNAAMVTSYPNNGATPAVDKAATTITTSLFDNNLKLAVSSLMGDASTEVLASPQVSTLDNTEAQVFMGDKVSIRVIDDSGESSTQLVETGIKLTVTPHVSGDNRILLDLHPENNSYDYDSKGEIVISTQEAKTKVVVADGETVIIGGLTRNETQESESGIPFLKDIPFFGHLFKYTRHSVVKKDLVIFVTPRIIRNYIGNVELSEPSAETQGDAAPQMQKVEQPAAQSAPAAQPAPQAQEPAPAPAPEAEPAQEAPAAEAPAAPEPATEAQDDWN is encoded by the coding sequence GTGAAAAAGCTGATACACATTCTCACAGTCCTGTTACTCGTTGCAGGTCTCACCTCTGTCTGGGCTGCTCCCGCATCGGGATCGGTCGAGCCCAACAAGAAGCTGTATGACTTCTCCTTTGTGGATACCGACTTTAGCGCCGTATTCCGTTCCGTGTCCGTTGTCGCGGGTGTGGACATCTTGCTTGCTCCGGATGTGAAGGGCAAGATGAGCCTCAAGGTCACGAAGAAGACTTGGCAGGAAACTCTCGATATTATCTGTGAAATCAACGACCTTACCTGGGTTATCCAGGACAAGTACATCGTGGTTCAGCGCCAGAGCACTTACCAGGCGAAGCAGAAGAAGATTGCTGACGAAGAGAAACAGCAAGAAGAAACGGCTCCGCTGGTCCGTAAGAACTTCCAGATTCACCATGCCAAGGCCGACGAACTTGTGAAGGTCCTCGAAAGCATGAAGAGCGGCCGCGGCCGTATCACTGTCGTGGAACGCACGAACTCCATCATTGTCTACGATACCGATGCGAAGATCGAACAGATGGAAAACGCCCTTACCGAACTAGATGTGGAAACCCTCCAGATCATGATTACCGCGAAGCTTGTGGTGGTGAACAGCCAGCGCGCCCGTGAACTTGGCGTGGACTGGAGCGCTGCCCTTGGCAACAATGTGGCTATGACTCCGGGTGCCGCTTCTGGAACATTCGGAAGCGAGAAGGGTGCCAGCCGCAATGCCGCCATGGTAACCTCTTACCCGAACAACGGTGCTACTCCCGCTGTAGACAAGGCTGCGACGACGATTACGACAAGCCTCTTTGACAACAACCTCAAGCTTGCCGTTTCGAGCCTGATGGGTGACGCTTCTACTGAAGTGCTTGCATCTCCGCAGGTTTCTACGCTCGACAATACCGAAGCCCAGGTGTTCATGGGTGACAAGGTTTCTATCCGCGTGATTGACGATAGCGGCGAATCTTCTACGCAGCTCGTTGAAACCGGTATCAAGCTGACGGTGACCCCGCACGTTTCGGGCGATAACCGTATCTTGCTCGACCTGCACCCGGAAAACAACTCCTACGATTACGACTCCAAGGGCGAAATCGTGATCAGTACGCAGGAAGCCAAGACGAAGGTCGTGGTGGCTGACGGCGAGACCGTGATTATCGGCGGTCTGACCCGTAACGAGACTCAGGAATCCGAAAGCGGCATTCCTTTCCTCAAGGATATTCCGTTCTTCGGCCATCTCTTCAAGTACACCCGTCATTCCGTGGTTAAGAAGGACCTCGTGATCTTCGTGACTCCGCGCATTATCCGCAACTACATCGGCAATGTGGAACTTTCGGAACCGTCTGCTGAAACGCAGGGTGATGCTGCCCCGCAGATGCAGAAGGTGGAACAGCCTGCTGCTCAGAGCGCTCCGGCGGCACAGCCGGCTCCGCAGGCACAGGAACCGGCTCCGGCACCCGCTCCGGAGGCTGAACCCGCTCAGGAAGCCCCGGCTGCCGAGGCTCCCGCTGCACCGGAACCCGCTACTGAAGCCCAGGATGACTGGAATTAA